A part of Mustela erminea isolate mMusErm1 chromosome 9, mMusErm1.Pri, whole genome shotgun sequence genomic DNA contains:
- the LOC116600300 gene encoding olfactory receptor 52R1-like, with translation MVASGNISLHPVSFILLGIPGLENYQFWIAFPLCAMYLVAVVGNIIVLHIVRTDHMLHEPMYLFLAMLAVTDLALSSSTQPKMLAILWFHAHEIEYHACLIQVFFIHAFSSVESGLLMAMALDRYVAICFPLHHSTVLTPAVVGKLGAAVMMRGLLWVSPFCFMVSRMPFCTNHVIPQSYCEHMAVLKLVCADTRVNRAYGLFAAFSVIAFDIIVISISYVMILRTVLRLPSEEARLKAFGTCASHICVILALYIPALFTFLTHRFGHHVPRVVHVMFANLYLLVPPMLNPIIYGVRTKQIRDRVIQGCCGKDP, from the coding sequence ATGGTGGCTTCAGGGAACATCTCTTTGCATCCTGTGTCCTTCATCCTACTTGGGATCCCAGGACTTGAGAATTACCAGTTTTGGATTGCCTTCCCCCTCTGTGCCATGTATCTTGTGGCTGTAGTTGGCAATATCATTGTCCTTCATATAGTCCGAACTGACCACATGCTGCATGAGCCCATGTACCTGTTCCTAGCCATGCTGGCTGTCACTGACCTGGCCCTGTCCTCTTCCACCCAACCTAAAATGCTGGCTATACTCTGGTTTCATGCTCATGAGATTGAATACCATGCCTGCCTCATCCAGGTGTTCTTCATCCATGCCTTCTCTTCTGTGGAGTCTGGGTTGCTCATGGCTATGGCCTTGGACCGTTATGTGGCTATCTGCTTCCCACTGCACCACTCTACTGTCCTGACCCCAGCTGTGGTGGGTAAACTGGGGGCAGCTGTGATGATGAGAGGGTTGCTGTGGGTGAGTCCCTTCTGCTTCATGGTGTCCAGGATGCCCTTCTGCACCAACCATGTCATTCCCCAGTCATACTGTGAGCACATGGCTGTGCTAAAGCTGGTGTGTGCAGATACTAGAGTCAACCGTGCATATGGGCTCTTTGCGGCCTTCTCTGTGATTGCCTTTGACATAATTGTCATTAGTATATCTTATGTGATGATTTTGAGAACTGTTCTGAGGTTGCCTTCTGAGGAGGCCCGACTCAAGGCTTTTGGCACATGTGCTTCCCATATCTGTGTCATCTTGGCTCTTTATATCCCAGCCCTCTTTACCTTCCTCACCCACCGCTTTGGACATCACGTGCCCCGAGTGGTACATGTCATGTTCGCTAATCTCTACCTCCTGGTACCTCCCATGCTCAACCCCATCATCTATGGAGTTAGAACCAAGCAGATCAGGGACAGGGTTATTCAAGGATGTTGTGGGAAAGATCCCTGA